From the genome of Agromyces intestinalis:
CGTGGTCGAGGACTTCCTGCGTGCGGCGTTCCACGCGTTCGAGTACTGCGCCGACAACGCCGAGGAGTGCGTCGGCTACGCCGCCGAGATCTCGGGCGAGGGGTACGACGTCGATCACAACGTCGCGATCTGGAACACCGAGGTCGGCATCATCGCCGACACCCGGCCCGCCGGGGCCGACCTGGGCGCGATCGACCCCGACAACATCGCCGCACTTGCCGAGATGCTCGACACCTACGGCCTGCTCACGACGCCGCTGACCGCCGACGAGGCCAACGCGTTCTTCGACCCGTCGTACGTCGAGGCGATCTCGGCCGACGGCGAGGTCGTCTGGCCCGCGCCGTAGACGGCCGCACCCGCGGCTCCCATGCCGGCCGGGCGGCGGGCCCCCAGCCCCGACCCACCGCCGCCCGGCCACCCAGCACCACCCCGAACCGAAGGAACGGACCCATGCAGCACAAGGACTACGGCGTGTTCCTGCCCAACGCGGCAGGCGGCTGGCTCATCTCGACCACGGCCCCGTACCCGCCGGCGAGCTACGACTACAACCGCTCGGTCGCACTCGTCGCCGAGCGGATCGGACTCGACTTCGTCATGGCGATGGCGAAGTGGCGCGGTTTCGGCGGCTCGACCGACCACTGGGGCGAGACCATCGAGTCGATGACGATGATGGCCGGCATCGCCGAGGCCACCGAGCGCGTGAAGATCTGGGCCACCGTGCACGCGAACATGCAGCACCCCGCGTTCGCGGCGAAGGTCTTCACCACGCTCCAGCAGATCAGCCGCGGGCGCGCGGGCATGAACATCGTGAACGGCGCGTACGCGGACGAGTTCGAGCAGATGGGGATCTGGGACGCCGAGATGTCGAAGGACGCTCGCTACCGGATGACCGAGGAATGGACGCGCGCCGTGCTGCGCCTGTGGAGCGAGCCGTCGGTGACGATGCACGGTGAGTTCTTCACGCTCGAGGACTGCGAGTCGCGACCGCACCCCGACCCGCGGCCGACGATCATCAGCGCCGGCAGGTCGCCCCAGGGCCGCGCCTTCCAGGCCGCGTTCGCGGACGGCGCCTTCCTCGGCGCCGAGAGCCTCGATGAGATGCGCGACCTGTCGCGCGACGTCCACGAGAAGGCCGCAGCGGCCGGGCGCGAGGTGCGCACCTACTCGATGCTCACGATCGTGCAGGACGAGACGGATGCCGCGGCGGAGGCACGAGTCATCCGCTACGGCGAAGGCCTCGACCGCACCGCGCTCGGCAACATGCGCCGCTCGTGGGGATGGGACGACAAACGCGCTCTGTCGTGGGCCGAGGGCGCCAAGGGTGAGGAGGCGTTCCAGACGCCGTACGTGGCCGGCGACGCCGCGACCGTCGCCGAGCGCATCCAGTCCGTGCTCGAGACCGCCGAGCTCGACGGGCTCATGCTCATCTTCCCCGACTATCTCGAGGACATGCCCGTGTTCGGGGAGTCGGTGCTGCCGGTGCTGCGAGCGGCCGAGTCCGAGAGCATCGCCGCATGAGCGCCCTGCGCGAACGACAGCTCGGCGGGCTCACCGCCGACGGCGCCGCGCTGCTCGTCGTCGACGTGCAGCGATCGTTCGGCGACCCCGAGTTCCTCGCGCCCTACGAACTCGACGATGCCGCAGGGCGGTCCGTCGCGGCGGCCGTCGACGCATCGGCGCGTCTCGTCGATACCGCGCGTGCAGCCGGCGTGCCGGTGTTCTGGGTCGAACTCGGCACCGATCCCGGCTCGCCATGGCGGGCGAGCGCGTGGCTCCGCGCCGGCGACCTCGATGCGCCGCTCTCGGCCGACGAGCCCTGCGTGATCGGCACGCCCGGCGCGGAGTGGTATCGGCTTCGCCCGAGCGAGGGCGAAGCGCGCATCGTCAAGCGCGGGTACAGCGGGTTCCTCGGCACCGACCTCGGCGCTCGACTCGAGGCATCCGGCGTCCGCTGGGTGACCGTCGCGGGCCTCACGACCGAGTGCTGCGTCGCCGCCACCGCGACCGACGCGATCCAGCTCGGTTGGCCGGTCGTCGTCGCGACCGATGCGACCGCCGCGTACGACGTGGACCTGCACGCGCACGCCCTCGAGCAGCTGGCGCTGAACGTCGGCGTGCTCGCCACGGTCGACGAAGTGCGCGAACGATGGGAGGCCGTGCGATGAGCGGCATGCACCTGGCCTACGACCTCTCGTTCACCCACACCGAGGGCCGGTGGGCGCGGCCCGGATCCTGGGTCGGTCGCACGTTTCCCGACGTGCGCATGTTCCAGGAGCTCGCGATCAGCGCCGAGCGCGCCGGCATCGATCTGCTGTTCTTCGGCGACGGCAGCGGCATCCCCGACACCTGGCGCGGGTCGATCGCGCCCGCCGTCGAGTGGGGGGTGCAGTGGCCTCGCCAGGACATGAGCCCCTTCATCGCCGCGATGGCCGCGGTCACCGAGCGCATCGGGTTCGGCCTCACGTATTCCTCGACGTTCATGCATCCGTTCTATGTGGCGCGACTGCTGAACTCGCTCGATCACGTGTCCGGTGGGCGCATCGCGTTCAACGTCGTCGCCTCGACGCGGCTCGCCGACGCTGCCAACTACGGATTCGACGAACTGCTCGAGCACGATCGCCGCTACGAGCGCATGGAGGAGTTCATCGACGTCTGCAAGGCGCTCTGGGACTCGGTGCCCCCCGAGGCGATCGTGATGGACCGCGAGACCGGGCGCTTCGCCGACCCCGAGCTCATCAGCCCGATCGATCACGCGGGAGCGTACTTCCGGGTCAAGGGGCCGCTCTCGAGCATGCCGAGTCCGCAACGGCATCCGGTGCTCGTGCAGGCGGGCAACTCGCCTCGCGGCATCGCGACGTCGGCGAAGTTCGCCGACCTCATCTTCGGCTTCGGCGGCTCCGTGGCGGGCCAGCAGCGCCATCGGCGGATGCTCGACGAGGCGCTGACCGCCGAGGGGCGCGACCCGTCGGGGGTCGGCATTCTCTGGGCGACGCAGGTCATCGTCGGACGCACCGAGGCCGAGGCCGAGGCGCGCAAGGCCGAGGTGCTCGAGTTCTGGAGCGAGGACGCGGTGGGCGCCTACCTCTCGCACAATGCCGGCTTCGACTTCTCGGAGCTGCCGCCGACGTTCCGGCTCGGCGACCTGTCGGAGCGGATCGTCGCCGCACACGCGAGCCCGGGCGGGCTCGTCGGCGCGCTGGTGGACGAGTACGGACAGGATCACCGGATGTCTCGCGCCGAGTTCTTCGAACACGGATGGCGCAGCGCCACCGGGCTCGACCACACCCTCTGCGGGGCACCCGGCCGCATCGCCGACCTGCTCGAGGAGAACTTCGCGGCGACCGGCTCGCGCGGCGGATACATGTTCTCGACGCCGTTGCCGACCCCGTCGGGTCTCGACGACATCGGCGAGCTGCTCGCACCCGAGCTGCGCCGCCGCGGTGCGCTCGCTCCTGCCTACCCGGCGCGAACCCTCCGCGAGAACCTCGCGGCGTGACACGCACGACTCCGTCCACCCGCACCGCGGAAGCCCCCGGCTGGGCGCCGACCCTGCTCATCTGCGCCTTCATCGCCACCGCGCAGATGACCTGGGGCGCGGTCGTCCCCGTGCTGCCGATCATGGTGGCCGACCAGCAACTGCCGACCGCGGTGCTCGGGCCGGTGATCGCGGCGTTCGCGATCGGCCGGGTGCTCGTCAACATCCCCGCCGGGCTGGCGCTGCGGGGCGTCCCTCCGCGGGCGCTCATGCTCGCGACCTGCCTGCTGCTCACCGCGGTCACCGCCGCGACCGGATTGGTCACGGACCCGGCCCTGCTCGTGGTCGCGCGGCTCGTCGCGGGCGTGCTCGGCGGTGCCGCGGTGACGGTCGGCTTCTCGGTGCTGCTCGCGGGTGCGCCCTCGGCCCGCCGCGGCCGTGTGGTCGCCGTGGCCACCGTCGTGCAGATGAGCGCGGCCGCGGTCGGAGCGACGCTGGGCGGCGCGGTCGTCGCGTTCGCCGGCGTCGCTGCCGCGTTCGCCGCGGCCGCGGTGCCGGTGCTGCTCGTGACGATCATCGACGTGATCCGGCCGGCCCGCGCCTACTGGTCGTCGTTCGAACGCGCCTCGGCCCCGGCCGGCCGACCGCCCGTCCCGCGGGGCGATCGGACCGCAGATCTCGCCCTCGTCGTGGCGCTCGCGGCCGTCTCGTTCGCACTGTTCTTCGCGCGATTCGGCATCGAACAGGGGCTCGTGCCCGTGCTCGCCTACGAACAGGGCGGGCTCGACCCGCTCGGACTCGGACTGGCGCTCGGCGCCGGCACCGTGCTCAGCATGGTCGCGCTGCCCTTCGTCGGTCGGGCGGTCGACCGCGGCGCGCGTACCGCGGTCATCGCGGTGAGCGGCATCGGTGCGGCGCTCGCCGTCGTCGCGTTCGGATTGGCGGCCGAGCCGATCGGGTTCACGGCCGCGATCGTGGGCTACGCCGTGGCGACGAGCGTCGCGAACGTGGTGCCGGGCGTCGTCACCGCCGAGGCGTTCCCCGGAACCCGTTCGGGATTCGTGGTGGGCGTCACGCGCACCGCGGGCGATGTCGGTGCCGCCGCCGGACCGCTCGCCGCCTTCTGGCTCGCCGAGCGCTTCGACGTGTCGATCGCGCTCGGCGTGGTCGCTGCCGTGCTCGCGGCGCTGATCGGATGGTTCGGCGTCGTCGTGCTGCGGCAGGGGCCCGCGGCATCCGTGCCCGCGGCGACGTGAGGGGCATCCGCGCGACAGCCGGCGTGCCGCCGCGTGCTCAGCCCTCGAGCACCCCTTCGGGGTCGCGCAGCACGATGCGCGGCCGCCCGTCGGTGTCGGTTCCGGCGAGTTCGGGCAGGGCGCGCAGCACGCCGGCCGCGCCCCGCGCGACCCGGGTGACGGCGGTGAAGTCGAGCACGAGGCATCCCTGCTCGCCGACGAGCGGAGCGAGACGCGTCAGCAGCTCCTCGGCGCCCGCGAAGGCGATCTCGCCCCGCAGCACGGCGACCAGATCGTCGCCCTCGTGCGCGAGCGAGGCGATGGGCGACAGCGGGTCGCCGCGATGGCGCAGCAGGTGCAGCCCCGACTGGCTCGAGAGGGCCTCGAGCATCGCGACGCCGCGCACGCTGTTGCCGCGTGCGTCGAGCGGCGGGCTGAAGGTGCCGATGCCGAACTGGCCCGGCTGCAGGGCGACGATGCCGCCGCCCACGCCGCTCTTGGCCGGGAGCCCCACCCGCACCAACCAGTCGCCCGACGCGTCGTACATGCCGCAGCTGGTCATGACCGCCGTCGTCCAGCGTGCGGCGTCCTCGCCGACCACCCGTTCGCCGGTGACCGGGTTGACGCCGCCGGTCGCGAGCGTTGCGGCCATGATCGCGAGGTCGCGCGCGGTGACCGTGAGCGAGCACTGGCGGAAGTACGCCGTCGTGGCGATCTCGGCGGTCGAGGCGAGCGTGCCGGCCGAACGGGTGAGGTAGGCGAGGGCGCGGTTGCGGTCGCCCGTCGCCGCCTCGGAGGCGAACACGGCCTCGTCGACGTCGAGTTCGCGCCCGGCGAACGCCTGCAGCCCGGCCCGGATGCGCGCGAACTTCTCGTCGGCGGTGTCGCCGGGGATCAGCGACGACGTGACGATGGCGCCCGCGTTGATCATGGGGTTCAACGGGCGACCGGATGCCTCGTCGAGGCTGATGGCGTTGAACGGCTCGCCGCTCGGTTCGAGGCCGACGTGCCGGGTGACCTCCTCGAGTCCGAGCGCGTCGAGGGCGAGTGCGAACACGAACGGCTTCGAGACCGACTGGATCGTGAACTCGACCGCGCTGTCGCCCGCCTCGTGCACGACGCCATGCGTGCTGGCGAGTGCGATGCCGAGTGCCCGGGGGTCGGCCTTCGCGAGCTCGGGGATGTAGCTCGCGACCTCGCCGTCGGTGCGGTCGCGCACCTCGTCGAGGATCGAGCCGAGCACGGAGCGGAGCGGGTCGCGCAGGTCGACGGCCATGCGGTCAGCCTAGTCAGCGGTACGCCGAGCGTTGGCACTCTCGGGTCGAGAGTGCTAATCTGACCATACTTGAGTCGATCCCGCTCAAGTCTTGAACCTTCGGTCGCGCAGCCGCGACCGACCCACACCGAGGAGGAATCCATGCCTGTCACCTGGGACCCGTTCCGCGACCTCGACCGTCTCGCCGCGAGCATGCTCGACTCGCGGCAGGGGCCGCGCATGATGCCGATCGACCTGCACCGCGACGGCGACCACTACGTGCTGAGCGCCGACCTGCCGGGCGTCGACCCGGGCTCGATCGACATCGACATCGACGGCCAGCTGCTGACGATCCGCGCCGAGCGCACGCTGCGCGACAGCGACAGCGAGGGCGTGCAGTGGCTCGCGCACGAGCGCCCGAGCGGGTCGTTCCTGCGCCAGCTCACCGTCGGCGACGGCATCGACACCGCCGCGATCAGCGCGCACTACGACAACGGCGTGCTGAGCGTCATCATCCCCGTCTCCGAGCGGGCCAAGCCCCGCAAGGTCGAGGTGCGGGCGTCGACGCCCGAGTCCGCGCCGCGCGAGGTCGCCGCGGGCGAGTAGCGCGTTCCGACACGAGGGCGGATGCTGCGAGGCATCCGCCCTCGTCGCGTCTGCCGGTGACCCGGTGCGCCGAAGCGGCCGACCACGCGATCACTGCGCTAGCTGAGGTGCGCGAGTCGCGGCCACAGCTCGTTCCACGGGGTGGTGCGACCGACGCAGCGGATCACCGGCAGCCCCTGCTCTTCGTTGTCGACGTCGAGGCCGTTGTCGAGCGTCGCCTCGGTCGTGCACTCGTCGAAGTCCGCGGCGAGGCGCGGCGAGATCCGTCCGACGAACACCACGTCGCGCGCCGACTCGGGTGGCCCCGCCTGGAACCAGAGCGCATTGTGCCCGCTGAACACCGCCCCCGGGTCGAGCCCGACGTCGGCACCGAACCGGGCGAGCGCACCGGCCTCGCCGTAGTTCGAGGTGATCACGATCGGCGCAGGCCCCGAGCCATCCGGGTCGCTTCCCTCATGGACGACCGCGGCGACCTGCTCGACGTACACGGGCCATCCGATCGAATCGCCCACCGTCTGGTTCGCGGACGCGAACGGGCTCGCGCCCACCCAGGCGAGCGGCAGCAGCGGCAGCGCGATGAGCGCCGAGACGATCGCGTTGAGCGCCACCGCCGACCACACCAGCACTCGGCGCCACGTGGCGCGCATCCACTCGGCGGTCGGCACGGCGCCGAGCCCGAGCAGCACCTCGACGATGCCGAGCGGGTAGTACGCCTGCGCGCCGCCGATGATCGTGGCGAGCACGACGACCGCGAACGCGACGGCCAGGCACCGGATGGGCCGCCATGCGGGTCGGCGGAACAGCGCCACGAGCCCGGCGACCCAGATCGGCACCAGCGGGGGGCCGACGAGCAGCAGCAGGAGCGGCAGTGTGAGCACGCGGCTCGCGGCGTCGGTGTCGTCGGCGAGCGCGGCGCCCATACGCAACTGCGGCAGGTCGTTCGCGACCTGGTAGACGAGGTTCGGCGCGGCGAGCACGACGGCGAGCGCGACCCCGCCCCAGAGCCACGGCGAGCGCAGCGTCTTCCACGGCCCCAACGCCAGGATGCCGAGGCCGATTGCGGCGACGAGCTGCACGATGAGCAGCTTGTTGAACGTCGCGAGCCCGGTCACCGTGCCCACCGCGAGCCACCAGCGCGGGTCGCGCAGCAGCGCGCGCACCACGAACCATCCGACGAGCAGCCACGCCGCCAGGTCGATCGACGCGGTCAGGAAGATATGGCCGAAGACCATCGGGAACGAGGCGGATGCCGCGGCCCATGCCGCCAGCGCCTGTGCCCGCCGACCGCCGCCCGCCTCGCGGGCGACGAGCGCGACGAGCAGCACGGCCGAGATCGCGGCGAGGATCGCCGGGATGCGCAGCGCCCACGGCTCGTCCACGACCGACGTGATCGCGCGAGCGAGCAGCGGGGTGAGCGGCGGCTGGTCGACGTATCCCCACGCCGGCTCGAGCATGCGGAAGTACAGTTCGTCGCGGTGGAATCCGTACCACTGGCTCGTCGCCGCGAGCAGCAGCCCGAGCGCGGCCATCGCGGCGAACACCGGCCCACGGGCGAGCGGGGGGTGCGCGGCGAGGTGCGACCCCGCTTCGGGCGGGGCGGATGCTGCTGCCTCCGCGAGCGGCTGCGAGGTCGCCCCGGCCTCCGACATGCGGCTCACCCTAGCGGCACCCGTGAGTCGCGGCATCCGTCGAGGTCTGCTAGCCATGCCGCATGACCGCATCGACCCGCTTCGTCGCGCTGCTGCGCGGTATCAACGTCGGCGGCCGCAATGCCGTGCGCATGCCCGACCTGGTCGGGTGCTTCGCCGACGCCGGATTCGCCGACGTGCGCACCCTCGGCCAGAGCGGCAACGTGGTCTTCACGGCCCGGCGCACGAGCGGCGCGAGGTTCGAGGGCGACGTCGCCGCGATGCTCGAGGACCGGTTCGGGATGCCGGTGCCCACCGTGATCCGGTCGCGCGCCGAGTTCGCCCGCACCATGGATGAGGCGCCCCCGGGCCACGGCTCGCCCGACCTGCGCGCCGACGTGTTCTTCTGCCGGCATCCGCTCACGCCCGAGCAGGCGCTCGCCGAGATGCCCGAGCTGCGCGAGGGTGTCGATACGATCGCGGTCGGCCCCGGCGCGCTGTATTTCTCGCGGGTCGCCGCGCGGGCGACCAAGACGCGGATCCAGAAGTTCATGGCGCTGCCGGTGTTCCAGCAGAACACCGTGCGCAGCTGGGGCACGTGCGTGAAGGTGAGCGGGTTGCTGGAGGAGGACTGAGGAGAGGGGGAGGGCCAACGGCTCGCGCGGCGGCGCCCGCTCGCGTCCGCCGTTCGCTACGGTCGAGGCGTGACCCTCCAACCAGCCGCGAGCGGGCCGACTCCGGCGCCGTTCCTCGTGTCGATCGGCAACATCCATGCGACGCAGCATCACGTCGTCACGCCCGCGGGCTCGTGGCCGATCGCCGAGGTGAACGTCTCGACCCACGATCACACCTCGACCACGACGCACACCCCCGCCTGGGCGATCGTCATGGTCATCCTCTTCATCTGGTTCTTCCTGCTGAGCCTGCTGTTCCTGCTCGCCCGCGAGACGCGCGTGTCGGGCTACGTGAACGTGACGGTGTGGGGGCCGGGCGGGCAGGCGTACGTCGAGAACGTGCCGGTGTGGAACGCCGTGCAGCGCGGAGACGTGTTCAACCGGGTCGGCTACCTGCAGGGGCTGATCGGCGCAGCGCGCGGGCGCATGGGTTTCGGCGCGTAGCGGCGGATTCCGACGTAGCCTGAACGGAACAACCGAGGGGGAACCATGAGCGACACCGCCGACGCCGACGACACCCTGCCCGACGACCGCGACTACGCCGACAGCGCCGACGAACAGGCCCGGTTGAAGGCCGAACACGACCGCGAACTCGGCGTCGACCCGTTCTGGGAGGGCGCGAACATCACCGAGAACGACGGCCCGGACCTCGAGGGCGGCGACGACCTCGACACGGGCGGCGGATTCCGCACGCCGCGCGACGAGTAGCCGGCGCGAGCCGGGGTCATCTCACCACCGCTCGCCGAGCGGATGGTCGTCGTGCGTGAACTCGCCGCCGATCGGCTCGCGCGAGGCGCCCGGCGAACGCGGCGGCTCGGGCGCCACGCCGTCGCGCTCGGTCACGACGTGCACCGCGTCATCCTGAGGCTCGAACCCGATCACGTACCCGGCCCGCAGGTCGAATCCGCCCGGCGCGTTCGCCGACACGCCCCACACGATGTGGTGCCGCCCGTCGTCGAGCGCGATCGCCGCCTCGATGAGCCGTGCCGCGTCCGTCGGCGACAGCCAGTGCCCGAGGTCGAGACCTGGCTTGGGCTCGGCACCGAACGCGCAGATCCGCGCCGACACCACGCTCATGCCGTACCGGTCGGCGTAGACGCTGCCGAGCGCCTCGACGGCTGCCTTGCTGACGCCGTAGAACGTGTCGGGCCGGGGCACGAGCACGGGTGTCGTCGCCGCGGCGCTCGCGTCGGCGAACCCGACGGCGTGGATGCTCGACGCCAGGAACACCCGCCGCACCCCGCCGAGACGCGCCGCCTCCAGCACGCGTTGGGTGCCGTCGATGTTGACCCGCACGAGGTCGGCCCACGGGCGCTCCGAGGGGAACGCGGCGAGGTGCACGACCGCGTCGGCGCCCTCGACGGCCGCGCGGATCTCGTCGTCGCGCTCGATCGACGCGCGGTGCAGTTCGAGGTCACCGCGCGGGCGGTCGGATGCCACGCGCCAGGGGCCGTCCTCGACGCTGGCGGGCAGGTCGGTGTCGACGAGGCGCAGGGTGCGCCCGGGCCGGTCGAGCAGCGGCACGACCCGGCTGCCGATGCGCCCCGAGGCGCCCGTGATCACGACGAGCTGCGCGCCGTGGTCGGTGCGAGGCATCCGGTCGGGTCCTTCCTGATCGGGGTTGGGCGGGGCGGTCACGTCACGCGCGCGAACGCGAGGCGCACGTGATCGAGGTCGGCTCGCGGAACGGCCGCCGTCACGACCACCCCGGGCTCGAGCTCGAACCCGATGCCGTAGACGAACGGGTCGGTGTCGAGCTCGACGGCCGCGACCGATTCCCCGTCGAGCGTGGTCGTGAGGCCGCCGCGAACCGCGTTCGTCGCTGCCCGCCATCCGGTCTCGACGATCGGGCCGGCAGGCCCGAGCCCGAGCTCGGCGCGGAACCGGTTCATCAGCAGGTGGTTCACGTGGTCGACGAGCTGTCGCTCGAGCGTCGTGAACTCGGACGGCGCGCGGTGCCACGACGTGCGCACCGCCTCCCACAGCTGCGCGTACCGCATGCGCTCGACCTGGGCGACCAGCCACTCGGGGCGCGGCCATGGCGGAACCTCATCGAGCGAGGCCCGCACGCGCTCGTCGAGGTCGGCC
Proteins encoded in this window:
- a CDS encoding LLM class flavin-dependent oxidoreductase, with translation MQHKDYGVFLPNAAGGWLISTTAPYPPASYDYNRSVALVAERIGLDFVMAMAKWRGFGGSTDHWGETIESMTMMAGIAEATERVKIWATVHANMQHPAFAAKVFTTLQQISRGRAGMNIVNGAYADEFEQMGIWDAEMSKDARYRMTEEWTRAVLRLWSEPSVTMHGEFFTLEDCESRPHPDPRPTIISAGRSPQGRAFQAAFADGAFLGAESLDEMRDLSRDVHEKAAAAGREVRTYSMLTIVQDETDAAAEARVIRYGEGLDRTALGNMRRSWGWDDKRALSWAEGAKGEEAFQTPYVAGDAATVAERIQSVLETAELDGLMLIFPDYLEDMPVFGESVLPVLRAAESESIAA
- a CDS encoding cysteine hydrolase family protein gives rise to the protein MSALRERQLGGLTADGAALLVVDVQRSFGDPEFLAPYELDDAAGRSVAAAVDASARLVDTARAAGVPVFWVELGTDPGSPWRASAWLRAGDLDAPLSADEPCVIGTPGAEWYRLRPSEGEARIVKRGYSGFLGTDLGARLEASGVRWVTVAGLTTECCVAATATDAIQLGWPVVVATDATAAYDVDLHAHALEQLALNVGVLATVDEVRERWEAVR
- a CDS encoding NtaA/DmoA family FMN-dependent monooxygenase (This protein belongs to a clade of FMN-dependent monooxygenases, within a broader family of flavin-dependent oxidoreductases, the luciferase-like monooxygenase (LMM) family, some of whose members use coenzyme F420 rather than FMN.); its protein translation is MSGMHLAYDLSFTHTEGRWARPGSWVGRTFPDVRMFQELAISAERAGIDLLFFGDGSGIPDTWRGSIAPAVEWGVQWPRQDMSPFIAAMAAVTERIGFGLTYSSTFMHPFYVARLLNSLDHVSGGRIAFNVVASTRLADAANYGFDELLEHDRRYERMEEFIDVCKALWDSVPPEAIVMDRETGRFADPELISPIDHAGAYFRVKGPLSSMPSPQRHPVLVQAGNSPRGIATSAKFADLIFGFGGSVAGQQRHRRMLDEALTAEGRDPSGVGILWATQVIVGRTEAEAEARKAEVLEFWSEDAVGAYLSHNAGFDFSELPPTFRLGDLSERIVAAHASPGGLVGALVDEYGQDHRMSRAEFFEHGWRSATGLDHTLCGAPGRIADLLEENFAATGSRGGYMFSTPLPTPSGLDDIGELLAPELRRRGALAPAYPARTLRENLAA
- a CDS encoding MFS transporter — encoded protein: MTRTTPSTRTAEAPGWAPTLLICAFIATAQMTWGAVVPVLPIMVADQQLPTAVLGPVIAAFAIGRVLVNIPAGLALRGVPPRALMLATCLLLTAVTAATGLVTDPALLVVARLVAGVLGGAAVTVGFSVLLAGAPSARRGRVVAVATVVQMSAAAVGATLGGAVVAFAGVAAAFAAAAVPVLLVTIIDVIRPARAYWSSFERASAPAGRPPVPRGDRTADLALVVALAAVSFALFFARFGIEQGLVPVLAYEQGGLDPLGLGLALGAGTVLSMVALPFVGRAVDRGARTAVIAVSGIGAALAVVAFGLAAEPIGFTAAIVGYAVATSVANVVPGVVTAEAFPGTRSGFVVGVTRTAGDVGAAAGPLAAFWLAERFDVSIALGVVAAVLAALIGWFGVVVLRQGPAASVPAAT
- the glsA gene encoding glutaminase A, encoding MAVDLRDPLRSVLGSILDEVRDRTDGEVASYIPELAKADPRALGIALASTHGVVHEAGDSAVEFTIQSVSKPFVFALALDALGLEEVTRHVGLEPSGEPFNAISLDEASGRPLNPMINAGAIVTSSLIPGDTADEKFARIRAGLQAFAGRELDVDEAVFASEAATGDRNRALAYLTRSAGTLASTAEIATTAYFRQCSLTVTARDLAIMAATLATGGVNPVTGERVVGEDAARWTTAVMTSCGMYDASGDWLVRVGLPAKSGVGGGIVALQPGQFGIGTFSPPLDARGNSVRGVAMLEALSSQSGLHLLRHRGDPLSPIASLAHEGDDLVAVLRGEIAFAGAEELLTRLAPLVGEQGCLVLDFTAVTRVARGAAGVLRALPELAGTDTDGRPRIVLRDPEGVLEG
- a CDS encoding Hsp20/alpha crystallin family protein, with amino-acid sequence MPVTWDPFRDLDRLAASMLDSRQGPRMMPIDLHRDGDHYVLSADLPGVDPGSIDIDIDGQLLTIRAERTLRDSDSEGVQWLAHERPSGSFLRQLTVGDGIDTAAISAHYDNGVLSVIIPVSERAKPRKVEVRASTPESAPREVAAGE
- a CDS encoding glycosyltransferase family 39 protein; translated protein: MSEAGATSQPLAEAAASAPPEAGSHLAAHPPLARGPVFAAMAALGLLLAATSQWYGFHRDELYFRMLEPAWGYVDQPPLTPLLARAITSVVDEPWALRIPAILAAISAVLLVALVAREAGGGRRAQALAAWAAASASFPMVFGHIFLTASIDLAAWLLVGWFVVRALLRDPRWWLAVGTVTGLATFNKLLIVQLVAAIGLGILALGPWKTLRSPWLWGGVALAVVLAAPNLVYQVANDLPQLRMGAALADDTDAASRVLTLPLLLLLVGPPLVPIWVAGLVALFRRPAWRPIRCLAVAFAVVVLATIIGGAQAYYPLGIVEVLLGLGAVPTAEWMRATWRRVLVWSAVALNAIVSALIALPLLPLAWVGASPFASANQTVGDSIGWPVYVEQVAAVVHEGSDPDGSGPAPIVITSNYGEAGALARFGADVGLDPGAVFSGHNALWFQAGPPESARDVVFVGRISPRLAADFDECTTEATLDNGLDVDNEEQGLPVIRCVGRTTPWNELWPRLAHLS
- a CDS encoding DUF1697 domain-containing protein gives rise to the protein MTASTRFVALLRGINVGGRNAVRMPDLVGCFADAGFADVRTLGQSGNVVFTARRTSGARFEGDVAAMLEDRFGMPVPTVIRSRAEFARTMDEAPPGHGSPDLRADVFFCRHPLTPEQALAEMPELREGVDTIAVGPGALYFSRVAARATKTRIQKFMALPVFQQNTVRSWGTCVKVSGLLEED
- a CDS encoding NAD-dependent epimerase/dehydratase family protein — protein: MPRTDHGAQLVVITGASGRIGSRVVPLLDRPGRTLRLVDTDLPASVEDGPWRVASDRPRGDLELHRASIERDDEIRAAVEGADAVVHLAAFPSERPWADLVRVNIDGTQRVLEAARLGGVRRVFLASSIHAVGFADASAAATTPVLVPRPDTFYGVSKAAVEALGSVYADRYGMSVVSARICAFGAEPKPGLDLGHWLSPTDAARLIEAAIALDDGRHHIVWGVSANAPGGFDLRAGYVIGFEPQDDAVHVVTERDGVAPEPPRSPGASREPIGGEFTHDDHPLGERW